The Vibrio sp. 10N DNA window AGCACACGGCGCTGCTGTGGATAATGCTCGGTATGGCGTTTTGGCAGCTCGCGAGAGGTATCATCGATACAGATGGCGGGATATTGACTTGCCAACGCTTCATCCAGCACATCCACCATCGCACAGGGGTGAGTCGGCGACATCACCAGCGCCCAATCTAGATTGCCGATTTTCTTCACGCCATACTCACCACTCACTGGCACGGCGGATGTGGCACCAATCACGATATCGGCACGCTCTTGAGCTATCGCCTCCCACGCACCATTGTAAACTTCCATATTGATTTGCAGCTCAGCAAACTCAAACTCGCGATAGAAATCCTCAATGAGCTGTGAAAGCTTATCGACCTTAACGATATTATCTAGGGTCAGCTTTAAACTGCTTTGCCAACCTTGAGCTGCACGACGGGTTTGATGAGTTAGCTCATCCATACGGCGCAGCATCTGTCTGGCTTCCGATATAAACACTTCCCCAGCGGGCGTCAGTTCGACTTTACGAGGCAAACGGGTGAACAGCTGCACGCCAAGCTCTTGCTCTATCTGACGAACGCTGTAGCTAATCGCAGAAGGGACTTTATGCAGCACTTGTGCTGCCGCACTAAAGCTACCCAGATGCGCAACCGCATCGAGCATTTCTAATGAAGAACGTGAGTACATAACTAGCTTTCAAAATATTTGATAGATAACCACAAAATATAGCGTTTTATTTTTTCTTTTTCCAAAAATAGAATACACACCATCAGCAGTATGGGCTGGCGCCAAACCATTCCTGTGAAAATATTTCAAGGAATAACAATGAAAATCTCTAAACTTCAACTTATCTATCTATCCGCACTGTCGATGTTGGGCTTTATAGCCACGGATATGTATTTGCCTGCGTTTAAACTTATTGAGCAGGACTTTGCCACTGGGCCAGAGCAGATCGCGCTATCGCTGACGGTATTTCTGGTCGGTATGGGTCTGGGTCAATTTGTATGGGGACTGGCCAGCGATCGCTTTGGTCATCGCAAAACGCTGTTTGCTGGACTGACCATTTTTACCATCGCGTCATTTGGTCTGGCTTGGAGTGAACAAGTGTGGCAATTGCTATCGCTGCGTCTACTACAAGCGATTGGTGTTTGTGCACCCGCTGTGATCTGGCAGTCTATGGTTATCGATAAATTTGATAAGAAAACCAGCCAACAGATTTTTGCCACCATCATGCCGCTAGTCGCGTTATCTCCAGCGCTTGCACCTCAACTT harbors:
- the punR gene encoding DNA-binding transcriptional activator PunR, with amino-acid sequence MYSRSSLEMLDAVAHLGSFSAAAQVLHKVPSAISYSVRQIEQELGVQLFTRLPRKVELTPAGEVFISEARQMLRRMDELTHQTRRAAQGWQSSLKLTLDNIVKVDKLSQLIEDFYREFEFAELQINMEVYNGAWEAIAQERADIVIGATSAVPVSGEYGVKKIGNLDWALVMSPTHPCAMVDVLDEALASQYPAICIDDTSRELPKRHTEHYPQQRRVLLPNWFTAIECLKSNVGIGYMPNHIAKPLIQQGLLVERALPDAKLSSECCMVWRKHDNHKLLEWLLDYLGDEDKLYRDWLA